A genomic region of Paenibacillus sp. PL2-23 contains the following coding sequences:
- a CDS encoding helix-turn-helix domain-containing protein — translation MAWTVLLVEDELFLRESIKEIIQWDDMNMRLIGEASNGVEALTIIESESPDLVISDIMMPFMDGVELLVKTRSAGIGSKFIMLTCMNEFDYVQKSLEYGASSYILKLSMTVQSLREALCKIHDELEHAMSDRNSEAMTYYRAIWEEMRHAGAPAQEHAGGTHPFKGARESTLRMIVILHGQASFSIEQLRALHLIDSRHACTTQLFTELGITTVFLWSIRPVQFRSRSVVPYAMIFSPEIKANQLEQVWRGMMRQLGECWYTGRKEAVDYADSFQDEPKHAVTWSLELDLIRLFEQRNIDACERHLENMWDRMREQRMPLQAVMETGGRLDATFRRIAESAEYRRESLLSCVNHEELYKRLSAYMKSDMRHWIDRTIDETDHHEINKVRQYIQQHYGQQITVKSMAKYVAMDETYLSNLFKKKTGETLIRYLHKIRFERAVHYLERTNLSINDIAEKVGFMNTNYFNRIFKRLTGLTPGDYRKNVGQR, via the coding sequence ATGGCTTGGACCGTACTGCTCGTTGAAGATGAGCTCTTTCTACGCGAGTCGATTAAGGAGATCATCCAGTGGGATGATATGAACATGCGTCTGATCGGGGAAGCCTCGAACGGCGTGGAAGCGCTCACGATCATCGAATCGGAATCGCCTGATCTGGTCATCTCCGACATCATGATGCCGTTTATGGACGGGGTGGAACTCCTGGTGAAGACCCGTTCAGCCGGGATCGGGAGCAAATTTATTATGCTGACCTGCATGAATGAATTCGATTATGTACAGAAGTCGCTTGAATATGGGGCTTCCAGCTACATCTTGAAGCTGTCGATGACCGTGCAGTCCTTGCGTGAGGCATTATGCAAGATACATGACGAGCTTGAGCATGCGATGTCTGACCGCAACTCGGAAGCCATGACGTATTATAGGGCGATATGGGAGGAGATGCGGCATGCCGGAGCCCCCGCCCAGGAACATGCTGGCGGGACCCACCCGTTCAAGGGAGCTCGCGAATCGACGCTTAGGATGATCGTGATTCTGCATGGGCAAGCCTCGTTTTCGATCGAACAATTGCGAGCGCTTCACTTAATAGATTCAAGACATGCTTGTACAACGCAATTGTTTACCGAGTTAGGCATAACGACCGTCTTTCTGTGGTCGATCCGTCCAGTTCAATTCCGGTCTCGCTCCGTCGTTCCGTACGCCATGATCTTCTCGCCTGAGATAAAGGCGAATCAACTGGAACAGGTATGGAGAGGCATGATGAGACAGCTTGGCGAATGCTGGTATACAGGACGCAAGGAGGCAGTCGACTACGCCGACAGCTTCCAGGATGAGCCGAAGCATGCAGTAACCTGGAGTTTGGAGCTGGATCTGATTCGGTTATTCGAGCAGCGAAACATCGACGCTTGCGAGAGGCATCTAGAGAATATGTGGGATCGGATGAGGGAGCAGCGCATGCCCCTGCAAGCGGTCATGGAAACGGGTGGCAGACTGGACGCGACCTTCAGACGGATTGCGGAAAGCGCCGAGTATCGACGGGAGAGCTTGCTTTCATGCGTCAACCATGAGGAGCTCTATAAGCGGCTGTCCGCTTATATGAAATCCGATATGCGGCATTGGATTGATCGGACGATAGATGAGACGGACCACCACGAAATTAACAAGGTCCGCCAGTATATTCAACAGCACTACGGACAGCAGATTACGGTCAAGTCGATGGCAAAGTATGTAGCAATGGATGAGACGTATTTAAGCAACCTGTTCAAGAAGAAGACAGGCGAGACGCTGATTCGTTATCTGCATAAGATCCGATTCGAAAGAGCCGTCCATTATTTGGAGCGAACCAACCTATCGATCAACGATATCGCAGAGAAAGTCGGCTTTATGAATACCAATTATTTCAACCGGATATTCAAGCGACTTACCGGGCTTACGCCAGGTGACTACAGGAAAAATGTCGGACAACGATAG
- a CDS encoding IS1380 family transposase has protein sequence MKIQFTQSKEILLTTHAGLAAVGALLSHTQLSQRLNRSAVKGMENPIHGNGEVMKSYLGLLCQGKSDFDHIEPFRKDTVFQTCLGIRKVPSSPTLRQRLDAAAQTIDANWNDILLQESADLIRNLNAPVTGLDAGEHTVIPLDIDVSPFDNSGTKKEGVSLTYKGTFGYAPIFAYLGREGYGVNLQLREGSTHSQKDGADFLRETIHYARRITSDRLLVRMDSAHDSLENLQVCHAEKDVDYIIKVNLRGASKESWLRVAEDKGISCEQRPGKTTYIGAITFPQKDFDCNLRQVFHVIVRTIDRDGQVLMFPDVEVNVYWTSLTCSPWRVIELYRDHGTSEQFHSELKTDLDLERLPAGKFDTNELVLHAGVFAYNLLRIMGQESLRQDDAPIRGGVGRRRIRTVIQNIIYIAARVSRHARQTSFNFGRYSPWFQTVRRIYQAFA, from the coding sequence ATGAAGATCCAATTCACCCAATCTAAGGAAATCCTCTTAACAACGCATGCAGGCTTGGCTGCGGTCGGTGCGCTGCTTTCCCATACACAGTTGTCTCAGCGTCTTAATCGCTCAGCCGTTAAAGGAATGGAGAATCCGATCCACGGGAACGGCGAAGTCATGAAAAGCTATCTTGGTCTGCTCTGCCAAGGTAAAAGCGATTTCGACCACATCGAGCCTTTTCGCAAAGATACGGTGTTTCAAACATGCCTGGGTATTCGCAAAGTGCCTTCAAGCCCTACGCTCCGTCAGCGACTGGATGCCGCTGCACAAACAATAGATGCCAATTGGAATGACATTCTGTTGCAGGAATCTGCCGACCTCATCCGAAACCTCAATGCCCCGGTAACTGGACTTGACGCAGGCGAGCATACGGTCATACCGCTGGACATTGACGTTTCGCCGTTCGATAACTCCGGCACGAAAAAAGAAGGTGTCTCCCTCACGTACAAAGGAACATTTGGATATGCCCCCATCTTTGCCTATTTGGGCCGAGAAGGGTATGGCGTAAATCTTCAATTGCGTGAAGGTAGTACACACAGCCAGAAAGATGGTGCTGATTTCCTTCGGGAAACGATTCATTACGCTCGTCGCATTACAAGTGATCGTCTACTCGTCCGTATGGATTCTGCTCACGATAGTCTTGAAAACTTGCAAGTTTGCCACGCGGAGAAAGATGTTGACTACATCATTAAAGTCAATCTTCGCGGCGCTTCCAAAGAAAGCTGGCTGCGAGTAGCCGAAGACAAAGGGATATCTTGTGAGCAACGCCCTGGGAAGACCACCTACATCGGCGCGATTACATTTCCACAGAAAGACTTCGATTGTAACCTGCGTCAAGTGTTCCACGTCATCGTGCGTACGATCGATCGGGATGGGCAGGTGCTCATGTTTCCAGATGTGGAAGTGAACGTTTACTGGACATCTCTGACTTGCTCGCCATGGCGTGTCATTGAGCTTTATCGCGATCATGGCACAAGCGAGCAATTTCATAGTGAGCTTAAGACCGATCTAGATTTGGAGCGATTGCCGGCAGGCAAGTTCGATACGAATGAGCTAGTCCTGCACGCTGGCGTATTCGCCTATAACCTGCTTCGCATCATGGGACAAGAAAGCTTACGTCAAGATGATGCACCGATTCGTGGAGGCGTCGGGCGCCGTCGTATCCGAACTGTCATTCAGAACATCATCTACATCGCAGCTAGAGTCAGCCGCCATGCCCGACAAACGTCCTTCAATTTCGGCCGTTACAGTCCATGGTTCCAAACCGTTCGTCGAATCTACCAGGCATTTGCCTGA
- a CDS encoding zinc-dependent alcohol dehydrogenase family protein, which yields MKALVIEAPHRAVVQEVPYPSPGSGEITIRVERTGICGTDIHIFEGSYISPYPLIPGHEFSGTVHEVGEGVDGFAPGDRVSADPNLFCGSCEFCLTNRGNQCSRFEAIGVTLNGSMAEFVKVSARNALKLPEDMTFAEAAFIEPMACVVHAMNRLQLRAGSRVLLLGAGSMGQQLVQALSASGASVLCATDISERKLSMAMQLGATHSVLSSELDPSRMKKIAPHGFDVVVEATGIPAVIERAFSFMGPAATYLQFGVTDPQAKIPLSPFELFKRDWTLLGSMAINHTFVPAMHWLAAGRIQVQPLISDTIGLEEAAQFLAGPRDPDQYKVQIQP from the coding sequence ATGAAAGCATTGGTAATAGAAGCGCCGCATCGAGCGGTCGTTCAAGAGGTTCCTTATCCAAGCCCAGGAAGCGGCGAGATTACGATTAGAGTGGAGCGAACAGGGATATGCGGCACAGATATCCACATTTTCGAAGGCTCTTACATCTCGCCTTATCCGCTCATTCCTGGACATGAATTTTCCGGGACCGTGCATGAAGTGGGAGAAGGTGTCGACGGGTTTGCGCCAGGTGACCGGGTCAGCGCCGATCCGAACCTGTTTTGCGGGAGCTGCGAATTCTGCCTGACCAATCGAGGCAATCAGTGCTCCCGGTTCGAGGCGATTGGCGTCACGCTGAACGGCAGCATGGCCGAGTTCGTGAAGGTGTCCGCGCGGAACGCATTGAAGCTTCCCGAGGACATGACATTCGCAGAGGCAGCGTTCATCGAGCCGATGGCTTGCGTCGTCCATGCCATGAACCGGCTGCAGCTTCGGGCCGGAAGTCGGGTGCTGCTGCTTGGCGCAGGCTCTATGGGACAACAGCTTGTGCAAGCGCTGTCCGCCTCGGGCGCCTCGGTTCTTTGCGCGACGGATATATCGGAGCGCAAGCTGAGCATGGCGATGCAGCTCGGTGCAACTCACTCTGTGCTCAGCAGCGAGCTCGATCCGTCCCGGATGAAGAAGATCGCGCCTCACGGTTTCGATGTTGTAGTTGAAGCTACAGGCATACCTGCCGTAATCGAACGAGCCTTCTCATTTATGGGTCCTGCCGCCACCTATCTGCAGTTCGGGGTGACCGATCCGCAGGCGAAGATACCGCTAAGCCCCTTTGAGCTATTCAAGAGGGATTGGACGCTGCTCGGTTCGATGGCGATCAACCATACATTTGTCCCCGCGATGCATTGGCTCGCTGCGGGTCGCATTCAGGTACAACCGCTCATCTCCGATACAATCGGATTGGAGGAGGCTGCGCAGTTCTTGGCCGGCCCCCGCGATCCTGATCAGTACAAGGTGCAAATTCAGCCATAA
- a CDS encoding polysaccharide lyase family 8 super-sandwich domain-containing protein, with the protein MRWMYRLPLTYGVVFAMLFVMLGVPPLQNVHAADEFDDLREKWKTTLTGGTGISASDPHIAARVVSITAVAQARWDSMDTSPTRTYLWSDITGSSSSNVTSNYDRLREMALAYAVKGSALENDSALLADLVDALDWMYANQYNATKTGGNWWDWQIGAPLRLNDIVVLLYDQLSASQIANYMNTVNHFSPTVQMDGANRVWKATVVGVRGIIVKDGTKIAAARNGMSNVFNYVTSSDGFYLDGSFIQHGSYSYAGGYGASLIRDMAAVIYLLENSTWEVTDSDRANIYKFIYDSYEPFVYKGLIMDMTRGRDISRKIYQDHVYGHRVIEAVIRLSQIAPLSDADRLRSMAKYWIQEDTYRNFFEYATLDMVTLGKAITGNSSITPRGELVMNKQFPRMDRTVHLRPDFGFGISMHSSTRTRNFESINSENTKGWHTADGMTYLYNQDLAQFSDDFWPTVNSYRLPGTTVQRDTTVSAGKNSDKNWVGGVSMQGLYGVTGMELHPFGKTLEAKKSWFMFDDEIVALGAGIVSSDLKAVETIVENRKLGSAGNNAFTVNGTAKPTTLGWTETMTNVDWAHLAGHVAGADIGYYFPEPAALTGLREARSGNWSQINNNAAFRDTTTVTRNYMTLFFDHGTDPTGAAYEYVILPNKSSSQVSSYASNPDIEVLANTSAVQSVKERNLGIVGAAFWTDSLTWVQDDGADYLSSNKKAAVMTKTSAGELEVSVSDPTQANTGTIELEIKRSAISAISTDPGVVVTQLAPTIKLTVDVQNAKGKTFTAKFALPEEVIVDNAAAEKIGSWTTSTHMNNYYGDDYYYRATGNGSIKLRFRPNLPAAGDYKVYYRIPDGDSKRATNAPFTVYYSGGSQTYAVNQQVSPGGSWVLLGTHAFAAGTSGYVELTNAGNNDYVIGDAIKFVAD; encoded by the coding sequence ATGAGATGGATGTATCGCTTGCCGCTAACGTACGGGGTCGTCTTTGCCATGCTGTTTGTCATGTTAGGGGTTCCTCCGCTACAGAACGTGCATGCAGCGGATGAATTTGATGATCTGAGGGAAAAGTGGAAGACCACCTTGACCGGGGGAACGGGCATCAGCGCGAGCGACCCGCACATTGCGGCACGGGTCGTCTCGATCACTGCAGTTGCTCAAGCGCGTTGGGACAGCATGGATACGTCTCCGACGCGGACATACTTGTGGAGCGATATCACGGGCAGCAGTTCCAGCAATGTGACCAGCAACTATGACCGTCTGAGGGAAATGGCGCTGGCTTATGCGGTGAAGGGCTCGGCGCTTGAGAACGATTCAGCCTTGCTGGCCGACCTTGTCGACGCCTTGGACTGGATGTATGCCAATCAGTATAATGCGACCAAAACGGGGGGCAACTGGTGGGATTGGCAGATAGGCGCCCCGTTGCGGCTCAATGACATCGTCGTACTCCTGTACGATCAGTTAAGCGCTTCGCAAATCGCCAATTACATGAACACGGTGAATCACTTCTCGCCGACCGTCCAGATGGACGGCGCCAATCGTGTGTGGAAAGCGACAGTCGTAGGCGTTCGCGGCATTATCGTTAAGGACGGGACGAAGATTGCAGCAGCGCGCAACGGCATGAGCAACGTATTCAACTACGTGACCAGCTCGGACGGATTCTACCTCGACGGATCCTTCATTCAGCACGGCTCCTACTCGTATGCCGGCGGATACGGCGCATCGTTGATTCGAGACATGGCGGCGGTGATCTATCTGCTGGAGAATTCCACATGGGAGGTAACGGACAGCGATCGGGCCAACATCTATAAGTTCATCTACGATTCGTACGAGCCGTTCGTCTACAAGGGCTTGATCATGGACATGACCCGGGGAAGGGACATCTCGCGTAAAATTTACCAGGATCACGTCTATGGCCATCGCGTTATTGAGGCGGTTATCCGCTTGTCCCAGATCGCGCCTTTGTCGGATGCCGACCGGCTCCGCAGTATGGCCAAATACTGGATTCAGGAGGATACCTACAGGAATTTCTTTGAATATGCAACGCTTGACATGGTCACGCTTGGCAAGGCGATTACGGGAAACAGCTCGATAACGCCGCGGGGTGAACTCGTCATGAACAAGCAGTTCCCCAGGATGGATAGAACCGTGCATCTGCGACCTGACTTTGGCTTCGGCATCAGCATGCATTCCAGCACGCGAACGCGTAATTTCGAATCCATCAACAGCGAGAACACCAAGGGCTGGCATACGGCCGACGGGATGACCTATCTGTATAATCAGGATTTGGCGCAGTTCAGCGACGACTTCTGGCCGACGGTGAACTCCTACCGGCTGCCGGGGACGACGGTGCAGCGGGATACGACGGTAAGCGCGGGCAAGAACAGCGACAAGAATTGGGTAGGCGGAGTATCGATGCAAGGCTTGTACGGCGTCACGGGCATGGAGCTTCATCCTTTCGGGAAGACGCTAGAGGCCAAGAAGTCCTGGTTCATGTTCGACGACGAGATCGTTGCTCTGGGGGCGGGGATCGTGTCTTCCGATCTGAAGGCGGTCGAGACGATCGTAGAGAATCGCAAGCTCGGCAGCGCAGGCAACAACGCGTTCACGGTGAATGGCACAGCGAAGCCGACAACGCTTGGCTGGACGGAGACGATGACGAACGTCGATTGGGCGCATCTGGCCGGTCATGTCGCTGGAGCGGACATCGGCTACTATTTTCCCGAGCCGGCCGCACTGACGGGGCTGCGAGAAGCAAGGTCGGGCAACTGGAGCCAGATCAACAACAATGCTGCCTTCAGGGATACGACGACGGTCACGCGTAACTATATGACGCTGTTCTTCGATCATGGCACAGATCCGACGGGCGCGGCCTATGAATACGTCATTCTCCCGAACAAAAGCAGCAGTCAAGTGAGCAGCTACGCAAGTAACCCGGATATTGAAGTACTTGCCAACACATCGGCTGTGCAGTCCGTGAAGGAACGAAATCTCGGTATTGTCGGCGCTGCTTTCTGGACGGATTCGTTAACATGGGTGCAGGACGACGGGGCGGACTATCTATCCAGTAACAAGAAGGCAGCAGTGATGACGAAGACTTCTGCTGGCGAGCTGGAAGTATCGGTGTCCGATCCTACGCAAGCAAATACGGGAACGATCGAGCTCGAAATCAAGCGCAGCGCGATCAGCGCAATCTCTACCGATCCGGGCGTAGTCGTTACTCAATTGGCCCCTACAATCAAGCTGACAGTGGATGTGCAGAATGCGAAAGGCAAGACGTTCACGGCAAAATTCGCGCTGCCGGAAGAAGTGATTGTCGACAATGCAGCTGCTGAGAAGATCGGTTCCTGGACAACGTCTACACATATGAACAATTATTACGGCGATGATTATTACTACCGTGCGACAGGCAACGGGTCGATCAAGCTGCGCTTTAGACCAAATCTTCCCGCTGCGGGCGACTATAAAGTCTATTACCGCATTCCGGATGGCGATTCGAAGCGTGCGACCAACGCGCCGTTCACCGTTTATTACAGCGGAGGTTCCCAGACGTACGCAGTGAACCAGCAAGTATCTCCTGGCGGAAGCTGGGTGCTGCTCGGCACGCACGCGTTCGCGGCCGGCACCTCGGGGTATGTCGAACTTACAAATGCAGGGAATAACGATTATGTTATCGGGGATGCGATCAAATTCGTGGCCGATTGA
- a CDS encoding sensor histidine kinase has translation MNRFIPGSLKYRLFLAFMLFIFAPLTALSLYVFQMIENSMQEQLIAKNQKEIEDMNASLDELMSVVMKAFILLEKDSGMVRLFRSPEEVHALDRQHLLEEKMNTIDNTLFLYHSPQVHYTLADYHRHIYTSYLPRERLDYDRFVSDARSKMSASSAYQWVTDETNYVLSDHSSSPRLLSLFAQLREPSGDSYGLARISIDYTLWFNSMRERSHLPQTYYILDTSGKTILQSDVKQPISPYTVARMLDGDRSTGKSVSFIDPEASTIVTFSYVPALNWFIANAISQEVLFRDVQRLKEQALTVFLFIVLLFVGITLFISSSITRPLQTLRNKMRDVVDKNLKVNVSERGYQGEILELTRAFNRMILDMNGMVYKLKLEQVQKEAVRFQMLLSQMNPHFLFNTLNTVKFIAMRKQDDDIVEICISLGKLLETSLNTDIELIHLGDEMKLLEAYVSIQKFRYNNQFRLEYDVPDELVYSLVPKLSLQPLVENSIYHGIANLDGDGRIAIRVYAAREKLHIEVADNGVSAKRSGDSQQMRSRTGIGLTNLRERLSILFRSEGWLELTTTESGTVVRLCLPLLLSTPYKEGVEDGLDRTAR, from the coding sequence ATGAACAGATTCATACCGGGTTCTTTAAAATATCGGTTGTTTCTTGCTTTCATGCTGTTTATTTTCGCCCCTTTGACTGCGCTGTCCCTGTACGTTTTCCAGATGATCGAGAACTCGATGCAGGAACAATTGATTGCGAAGAACCAGAAGGAAATCGAAGACATGAACGCTTCGCTCGACGAACTGATGTCCGTCGTGATGAAAGCGTTTATTCTGTTGGAGAAGGATTCCGGAATGGTCCGCCTGTTCAGGTCGCCGGAGGAAGTCCATGCGCTGGATCGGCAGCACCTGCTCGAAGAAAAGATGAATACGATCGACAATACGTTGTTCCTGTATCATTCCCCTCAGGTTCACTATACATTGGCCGATTATCATCGGCACATCTACACCTCTTATTTGCCGCGCGAGCGGCTGGATTATGATCGTTTTGTATCGGATGCACGCTCGAAGATGAGCGCATCCTCCGCTTATCAATGGGTAACCGATGAAACAAACTACGTGCTTTCCGACCATTCGAGCAGCCCTCGGCTGTTATCCTTATTCGCGCAACTTCGCGAACCGAGCGGGGATTCGTATGGCCTTGCCCGCATTAGCATCGACTATACCCTCTGGTTCAACAGCATGAGGGAACGGTCCCATTTGCCCCAAACGTACTATATTCTCGACACAAGCGGAAAGACAATTCTCCAATCCGACGTTAAGCAGCCGATCTCGCCTTATACGGTGGCACGGATGCTGGACGGAGACAGGTCGACAGGAAAGAGCGTCTCCTTCATCGACCCTGAAGCTTCGACCATCGTTACGTTCAGCTATGTGCCTGCCTTGAACTGGTTCATCGCGAATGCCATCTCTCAGGAGGTCCTGTTCCGGGACGTGCAGCGTTTGAAGGAACAAGCACTTACCGTCTTCCTGTTCATTGTGCTGCTGTTCGTGGGCATTACGCTATTCATCTCTTCTTCCATCACAAGACCGCTGCAGACTCTTCGCAACAAGATGCGGGACGTCGTAGACAAGAATCTGAAGGTGAACGTCTCTGAGCGTGGTTACCAAGGTGAAATTCTGGAGCTGACCCGTGCCTTCAACCGGATGATTCTGGACATGAACGGAATGGTGTATAAGCTCAAGCTAGAGCAGGTACAGAAAGAGGCTGTTCGATTTCAGATGCTGCTATCACAGATGAATCCCCATTTTTTGTTCAATACGTTAAACACCGTGAAGTTCATCGCCATGCGCAAACAGGACGACGACATCGTTGAGATCTGTATCTCGCTTGGCAAGCTGCTCGAGACCAGTCTCAACACGGACATCGAATTGATTCATCTAGGTGATGAAATGAAGCTGCTCGAGGCCTATGTTTCTATTCAGAAGTTCAGGTACAACAATCAATTTCGCTTAGAATACGATGTGCCGGACGAGCTGGTCTATTCGCTTGTCCCGAAGCTCTCCCTGCAGCCGCTTGTCGAGAATTCGATCTATCACGGTATTGCGAACCTTGACGGCGATGGAAGGATTGCCATTCGTGTATATGCTGCAAGAGAAAAGCTCCATATCGAGGTCGCGGACAACGGTGTCTCAGCCAAACGGTCTGGCGATTCCCAGCAGATGAGATCACGTACGGGGATCGGATTAACCAACCTGAGGGAACGGCTGTCGATTCTGTTCCGGTCCGAAGGATGGCTCGAGTTGACAACTACGGAGTCAGGTACGGTCGTACGGCTGTGCCTCCCGTTATTGCTGTCTACCCCCTACAAGGAAGGTGTCGAAGATGGCTTGGACCGTACTGCTCGTTGA
- a CDS encoding transposase — protein sequence MALAKLSSSMFFSMPIETLKKGTLASRFTLIDENTPTLTAIYLHIEGGKVAFIGTDQHRIYRYISDVVIDDPEKFQDAIISDIYLKGAVDLIKSQKVDVAIDTSYLVMRDNTTVYFGRLLEGIYPKISHIVDKKDDDEAMGIQVSRGEMFDTLNRMLSLNGVENNRITLEIDSEVVTVHSQSLTGEICEVFPGAFSALLGKLYAIDWVVYCKKPFKSPFHVVKYLSRYTHKTAISNSRLTVMSKEAVTFQYRDYKDNGKVKPMTLDAMEFIRRFMQHVLPSGFQRIRYYGFLSNCNRKTKLTTCLRLTQRVVKPKVKLTAKELIWKLTGKDLSKCPSCGGNWHQILSIVPQIE from the coding sequence ATGGCACTCGCGAAGTTGTCCAGTTCAATGTTTTTTTCGATGCCAATTGAAACATTGAAGAAGGGTACCCTTGCATCCCGCTTCACCTTAATTGATGAGAATACCCCAACGCTCACCGCTATATATCTGCATATCGAGGGTGGGAAAGTGGCATTCATTGGTACTGATCAACATCGTATCTACCGCTACATTTCTGATGTAGTCATTGATGATCCGGAGAAGTTCCAGGACGCTATAATTTCAGATATTTACTTAAAAGGGGCTGTGGATTTAATCAAATCCCAAAAAGTTGACGTAGCGATCGATACTTCTTATCTTGTGATGCGAGATAACACTACCGTTTACTTCGGGCGGTTGCTCGAGGGGATCTATCCGAAAATCTCTCATATCGTCGACAAAAAGGATGATGATGAAGCGATGGGGATTCAAGTATCTCGTGGTGAGATGTTTGATACTTTGAATCGGATGCTATCACTGAATGGAGTAGAAAATAATCGGATCACTCTTGAAATTGATAGCGAAGTGGTGACTGTTCATTCTCAGTCTCTAACAGGTGAAATTTGCGAAGTGTTTCCGGGAGCTTTTTCTGCGTTGCTTGGAAAGCTGTACGCGATCGACTGGGTGGTCTACTGCAAAAAGCCGTTTAAGAGCCCCTTCCATGTGGTCAAATACTTGAGCCGGTACACCCACAAGACCGCGATTTCCAATAGCCGGTTGACCGTGATGAGTAAAGAGGCTGTCACATTCCAGTACCGGGATTACAAAGATAACGGCAAGGTGAAGCCGATGACGCTGGATGCCATGGAGTTTATCCGCCGATTCATGCAGCATGTACTTCCTTCGGGCTTTCAGCGAATTCGTTATTACGGTTTTCTCAGCAACTGTAATCGCAAGACCAAACTGACAACCTGTTTGCGCTTAACTCAGAGGGTCGTCAAGCCAAAAGTGAAGCTGACTGCGAAAGAACTTATTTGGAAGCTTACCGGCAAAGATCTTTCAAAGTGTCCTTCCTGCGGGGGCAACTGGCATCAGATACTTTCCATCGTTCCGCAAATAGAATGA
- a CDS encoding type II toxin-antitoxin system Phd/YefM family antitoxin: MPIIKPISDLRNNFNYISEICHSEGEPVFITKNGHEDLVVMSHAFYEKQQAVIELYQKLAVAEKESADPSVERIDHDDLMKSLRSRINGEKTDD, translated from the coding sequence TTGCCAATCATCAAACCCATTTCTGACCTCAGAAATAACTTCAATTACATTTCTGAAATCTGCCACTCTGAGGGTGAACCAGTATTCATAACTAAAAATGGTCATGAAGATCTAGTTGTGATGAGCCATGCTTTTTATGAAAAACAACAAGCAGTCATTGAACTGTATCAAAAACTGGCTGTTGCTGAGAAAGAAAGTGCAGATCCGTCAGTAGAGAGAATTGATCATGATGATCTTATGAAAAGCCTAAGGAGTCGTATCAATGGAGAAAAAACTGACGATTAA
- a CDS encoding type II toxin-antitoxin system RelE/ParE family toxin: MEKKLTIKYLPSAAQDITDIIEYVSIDNPPAAHNLLNIFDEKISILAYSPYSGPIPNDRRLQLLNYRMLVVDSYLVFYVVHLEFIEIRRVLHAKRKYDFLL; encoded by the coding sequence ATGGAGAAAAAACTGACGATTAAATACCTGCCTTCCGCTGCGCAAGATATTACCGATATTATCGAGTATGTCTCCATTGATAACCCTCCAGCAGCACACAATCTTCTTAATATATTTGATGAAAAGATATCAATTCTAGCATACTCCCCTTACAGCGGACCAATTCCAAATGACAGAAGACTACAACTGCTGAATTACAGAATGTTAGTAGTCGATAGTTATTTGGTGTTTTACGTTGTACATCTTGAGTTTATTGAAATTCGTAGAGTTCTACATGCGAAAAGAAAGTATGACTTTTTGCTGTAA